The following coding sequences are from one Mytilus trossulus isolate FHL-02 chromosome 8, PNRI_Mtr1.1.1.hap1, whole genome shotgun sequence window:
- the LOC134682140 gene encoding uncharacterized protein LOC134682140 gives MFRWIVFLVSWFLSVTVITSLQCQCTCTSPDNPEEKYVATMDNNTFTFNAVKMNEEIALNRTEMVNHRKDKTMKERSDKTIYQTMNTSSSQQNAKHQQYKLNNVWNVIGNQQNKKTNLQKMDKSVNHKEGSYNVWGQLKTGVKTGVFQHGKSVGKGHIDPNNSPPHMYQPDSKSRHHSFESIHQPKGNTMYRNSNNWMQHKNRNNNILEFPAWKPFTAQRRTPYGQTVNTTRHEFRHAQWTNQVQSTNANDVEIEPVEREVR, from the coding sequence ATGTTTCGTTGGATAGTGTTTCTAGTAAGCTGGTTTTTATCTGTTACTGTGATAACATCATTGCAAtgtcaatgtacatgtacctctCCTGACAATCCAGAGGAAAAATATGTTGCCACTATGGATAATAATACGTTTACCTTCAATGCTGTGAAAATGAATGAAGAAATCGCGCTAAATCGGACAGAGATGGTTAATCATAGAAAAGACAAAACTATGAAAGAACGGAGTgataaaacaatttaccaaaCAATGAATACTTCTTCTTCGCAACAAAATGCAAAACATCAACAATATAAACTTAATAATGTATGGAATGTAATAGGAAACCAACAGAACAAGAAAACCAACCTACAGAAAATGGATAAGTCTGTAAACCATAAGGAAGGAAGTTACAACGTGTGGGGACAATtaaaaactggtgtgaaaacaGGTGTGTTCCAACATGGCAAAAGTGTGGGAAAAGGACATATTGATCCAAACAATTCCCCGCCCCATATGTACCAACCGGATTCCAAAAGTAGACACCACTCTTTTGAAAGCATCCATCAACCAAAAGGGAATACCATGTACAGAAATAGTAATAATTGGATGCAACACAAAAATAGAAAcaacaacattttggaatttccaGCTTGGAAGCCATTTACAGCACAAAGAAGAACACCTTATGGCCAAACAGTTAACACAACTAGACATGAATTCAGACACGCCCAGTGGACCAATCAGGTTCAATCAACGAACGCAAATGATGTGGAAATAGAACCAGTGGAACGGGAAGTCAGATAG